In the genome of Halapricum salinum, one region contains:
- a CDS encoding heme o synthase, translating into MRETTPDTRLTRLLTAAVVGVYVLIVAGATAAIADAARACSSWPICHQTPTLSDPALLVAWGHRLVALTVGLLVVVTAVVGWRLASRPRVKYTLLAALALFPIQIGIGALVATSGAAGNLPTAHLGVAMTIFGTLVAALAWHLETGVEDDEPVTTDPEPAPDPVDGDLTVTRPSGLLDTARAYLSLTKPRLMWLLCLVASAGMALSASGSIGVPTILATLGGGVLAIGASGTFNHVLERDVDRRMNRTADRPVTTEQVPVTNALVFGFALAAASIAVFLTVNVLAAVLGLTAIAFYSVIYTLLLKPNTVQNTVIGGAAGALPALIGSAAVTGKIGIPGLVLAGLVFLWTPAHFYNLALAYKDDYARGGFPMMPVVRGEATTRRHILWYLAATLLAATVLTAVADLGALFALTTVALGAVFLWMVVRLHYERTESAAFRAFHASNAYLGMILVAIIVDALAI; encoded by the coding sequence GTGCGCGAGACAACTCCCGACACCCGGTTGACGAGGTTGCTGACCGCGGCAGTCGTCGGTGTCTACGTGCTCATCGTCGCTGGCGCGACAGCGGCTATCGCCGACGCGGCCCGCGCGTGTTCGTCCTGGCCGATCTGTCACCAGACGCCGACACTTTCCGATCCGGCGCTGCTGGTCGCCTGGGGCCACCGTCTCGTCGCGCTGACCGTCGGCCTGCTGGTCGTCGTGACGGCCGTCGTCGGCTGGCGACTCGCCAGTCGGCCCCGAGTCAAATACACGCTCCTCGCGGCGCTCGCGCTTTTCCCAATCCAGATCGGGATCGGCGCGCTCGTCGCGACCTCAGGTGCAGCTGGAAATCTGCCGACCGCCCATCTCGGTGTCGCGATGACCATCTTCGGAACGCTCGTCGCGGCGCTCGCCTGGCACCTCGAAACCGGCGTCGAGGACGACGAGCCAGTGACGACCGATCCCGAGCCCGCGCCCGACCCGGTCGACGGTGACCTGACGGTCACGCGACCCAGCGGCTTGCTCGACACTGCCCGCGCGTATCTCAGCCTGACCAAACCCCGACTGATGTGGTTGCTCTGTCTGGTCGCTTCGGCGGGCATGGCACTGTCTGCCAGCGGCTCGATCGGCGTCCCGACCATCCTCGCGACTCTCGGCGGCGGCGTTCTGGCGATCGGCGCGAGCGGGACGTTCAACCACGTCCTCGAACGCGACGTCGACCGGCGGATGAACCGGACTGCGGATCGCCCCGTCACCACCGAGCAGGTCCCGGTGACGAACGCGCTCGTCTTCGGATTCGCGCTCGCGGCGGCCTCGATCGCGGTGTTCCTGACGGTCAACGTCCTCGCGGCGGTGCTGGGACTCACCGCGATCGCCTTCTACAGCGTGATCTACACGCTCCTCCTGAAACCCAACACCGTCCAGAACACGGTCATCGGCGGAGCCGCCGGCGCGCTTCCGGCCCTGATCGGCTCGGCCGCAGTGACGGGAAAGATCGGTATCCCGGGGCTGGTTCTCGCGGGGCTGGTCTTCCTCTGGACGCCCGCGCATTTCTACAACCTCGCGCTGGCATACAAGGACGACTACGCCCGCGGCGGCTTCCCGATGATGCCGGTCGTCCGCGGTGAGGCCACGACCCGCAGGCACATCCTCTGGTATCTCGCCGCGACGCTGCTGGCTGCCACCGTCCTGACCGCCGTCGCGGACCTCGGCGCACTCTTCGCACTCACGACAGTCGCCCTCGGCGCGGTCTTCCTGTGGATGGTCGTCCGTCTGCACTACGAGCGGACCGAATCGGCAGCGTTCCGGGCGTTCCACGCCTCGAACGCCTACCTCGGGATGATCCTCGTCGCGATCATCGTCGACGCACTGGCGATCTAA
- a CDS encoding DUF7546 family protein: MASNTVAWRERVSPNGETALAAFIVVNLELAILWTWLLITNWQFDSLLGMRQVVYPFVWINVGLWALWRTTPAPTTRWRRLLAGALAAVYFFVLAYAGGLVGPATQFSVGPTVSFGPPPGFSPALLYDGDLLKLTLLPYKFVGYLALAYLVYATIIDAAGSAISGVLGLLSCVSCTWPVAASLLSGVLGGGAALTSAAFGYSYDLGVVVFVVTVGLLYWRPTVR; encoded by the coding sequence ATGGCGTCGAACACCGTCGCCTGGCGCGAGCGCGTCAGTCCGAACGGAGAGACGGCCCTGGCGGCCTTTATCGTCGTCAATCTCGAACTCGCGATCCTGTGGACGTGGCTGTTGATCACGAACTGGCAGTTCGACTCCCTGTTGGGCATGCGCCAGGTCGTCTATCCGTTCGTCTGGATCAACGTCGGCCTGTGGGCGCTGTGGCGGACGACGCCCGCGCCGACGACGCGATGGCGACGCCTGCTCGCCGGTGCGCTCGCGGCCGTCTACTTCTTCGTGCTTGCCTACGCGGGCGGTTTGGTCGGCCCGGCGACGCAGTTCTCGGTCGGTCCGACAGTATCGTTCGGGCCGCCCCCTGGCTTCAGTCCCGCGTTGTTGTACGACGGGGATCTGCTCAAGCTCACACTCTTGCCGTACAAGTTCGTCGGCTATCTCGCGCTGGCGTATCTCGTCTACGCAACAATCATCGACGCGGCTGGCTCGGCAATCTCGGGTGTGCTCGGCCTGCTCTCGTGTGTCTCCTGCACGTGGCCCGTCGCGGCGTCGCTGCTGTCTGGCGTTCTCGGCGGTGGCGCTGCCCTCACATCGGCAGCGTTCGGCTACTCCTACGACCTCGGCGTGGTCGTGTTCGTCGTCACAGTCGGGCTGTTGTACTGGCGGCCGACAGTCAGGTAG
- a CDS encoding ABC transporter ATP-binding protein, with amino-acid sequence MTAAIVAEDVARTYGDTVALDGVSLTVEEGEVLALVGPNGAGKTTLVRALTGTTDAEGRVELFGQSPQSVARSRVGLLPQSFDPPDRLTARELLDYYGGLYDESRDIQTVLADVGLQDSASTAYENLSGGQQRRVCVGSALVNDPDLLVLDEPTTGIDPAGRRALWRLLERLADGGTTVLLTTHYMAEAERLADRVGLLDDGELTALDSPRALVEAHGGETRLTVDVEDAIPEPLDIGFETLRRDGQLVVRDVPPTAIGDVVDGLTEAGVGVASLSWREPDLEDVYLDLTGRAVGFSGDAVDPEELDAAGPVSTDGGNR; translated from the coding sequence ATGACTGCCGCCATCGTCGCCGAGGACGTCGCCCGGACGTACGGCGACACCGTCGCACTCGACGGCGTCTCTCTCACTGTCGAGGAGGGCGAGGTACTCGCGCTGGTGGGACCGAACGGCGCGGGCAAGACGACGCTCGTCCGCGCGCTGACAGGGACGACCGACGCAGAAGGTCGTGTGGAGCTGTTCGGTCAGTCCCCGCAGTCGGTGGCCCGCTCGCGAGTTGGCCTCCTCCCGCAATCGTTCGATCCACCCGACCGACTCACGGCTCGCGAACTGCTCGACTACTACGGTGGACTGTACGACGAATCCCGAGACATTCAAACTGTGCTCGCGGACGTTGGCCTGCAAGACAGCGCCAGCACGGCATACGAGAACCTCTCCGGTGGCCAGCAACGCCGGGTCTGCGTCGGGTCGGCGCTCGTGAACGATCCCGATCTGCTCGTACTCGACGAACCGACGACCGGGATCGATCCCGCAGGTCGGCGTGCGCTCTGGCGACTGCTGGAGAGGCTGGCCGACGGCGGAACAACCGTCCTCCTGACGACCCACTACATGGCCGAGGCCGAACGGCTGGCCGACCGCGTCGGACTGCTCGACGACGGCGAACTAACTGCACTCGATTCCCCGCGGGCGCTGGTCGAAGCCCACGGCGGAGAGACGCGGCTCACCGTCGACGTCGAGGACGCGATCCCAGAGCCTCTCGATATCGGGTTCGAGACGCTCCGTCGGGATGGACAGCTGGTCGTCAGGGACGTTCCCCCGACGGCGATCGGGGACGTGGTCGACGGGCTCACTGAAGCTGGCGTCGGCGTCGCCTCACTCTCGTGGCGCGAACCCGACCTCGAAGACGTCTACCTCGACCTCACTGGCAGAGCGGTCGGCTTCAGTGGTGACGCGGTCGACCCCGAGGAACTGGACGCGGCCGGACCAGTCTCGACGGACGGAGGTAACCGATGA
- a CDS encoding ABC transporter permease, whose product MSRVGRLSASVRAAALSFLRRRTAVFFTFLFPLLIVLIFGALVQTQPTDGGLFTEPPGYYVPGYLAVVVLFTPLSRVGSEVARHREGNRFEKLATTPLRRWEWLLAQTIVNVLIIGLAALLLLGLLVVVTGPEIYFSPLLVPFVAFGVALFCGIGALLGSFADSQDGVIAASNALALPLLFLSETFVPPSLLPEWFRPLLDLSPLTYFSRGVRAATFDHPSLVDGVVLASYGGDDPLVNLAVLTGLAILALALGAFALPTTD is encoded by the coding sequence ATGAGTCGCGTGGGTCGCCTCAGTGCGTCGGTGCGAGCCGCCGCGCTCTCGTTCCTGCGGCGGCGGACGGCCGTCTTCTTCACCTTTCTGTTTCCGCTGCTGATCGTCCTCATCTTCGGGGCGCTGGTCCAGACTCAGCCGACCGATGGCGGTCTGTTCACCGAACCCCCGGGCTACTACGTCCCAGGGTATCTCGCCGTCGTCGTCCTGTTTACGCCCCTCTCGCGCGTCGGGAGCGAGGTGGCACGCCATCGCGAGGGTAACCGCTTCGAGAAACTGGCGACCACGCCGTTGCGGCGCTGGGAGTGGCTGCTGGCGCAGACGATCGTCAACGTGTTGATCATCGGGCTGGCCGCGCTGCTGTTGCTCGGATTGCTCGTCGTCGTCACCGGTCCTGAGATCTACTTCTCGCCGCTACTGGTCCCGTTCGTCGCGTTCGGCGTGGCGCTGTTCTGCGGGATCGGCGCACTCCTCGGGTCGTTCGCAGACTCACAGGACGGCGTCATCGCCGCGAGCAACGCGCTGGCGCTCCCGCTCCTGTTTCTCTCGGAGACGTTCGTCCCGCCGTCGCTCTTGCCGGAGTGGTTTCGGCCGCTGCTGGATCTGTCGCCGCTGACGTACTTCTCGCGCGGCGTCCGAGCGGCGACGTTCGATCACCCCTCACTGGTCGACGGCGTCGTCCTCGCTTCCTACGGCGGGGACGATCCGCTGGTCAACCTCGCGGTTTTGACTGGACTCGCGATCCTCGCACTTGCGCTCGGCGCGTTCGCGCTGCCGACGACGGACTGA
- the msrA gene encoding peptide-methionine (S)-S-oxide reductase MsrA translates to MTETATFGGGCFWCIEAAMKELRGVEAVTSGYAGGSTSSPTYEEVCSGETGHAEVVQIEYDPAEISYLELLEVFFKVHDPTTKDRQGPDVGSQYRSIVLYHDDDQREQVEGFIERLNEDVYDGNIVTEVEPLRRFYEAEQYHQDYYEKNPAKGYCQIQVKPKVKKVRKEFAALLAE, encoded by the coding sequence ATGACCGAGACAGCGACGTTCGGCGGCGGGTGCTTCTGGTGTATCGAGGCGGCGATGAAAGAACTCCGGGGCGTCGAGGCAGTCACCTCTGGCTACGCGGGCGGTAGTACCTCCAGCCCGACCTACGAGGAAGTCTGCTCGGGCGAAACGGGCCACGCCGAAGTCGTGCAGATCGAGTACGACCCCGCGGAGATCAGCTATCTCGAACTCCTGGAAGTATTCTTCAAGGTCCACGATCCAACCACGAAAGATCGACAGGGGCCAGATGTCGGCAGCCAGTACCGCTCGATCGTCCTCTATCACGACGACGACCAGCGCGAGCAGGTCGAGGGATTCATCGAGCGCCTGAACGAGGACGTCTACGACGGAAATATCGTCACCGAGGTCGAACCCCTCCGCCGGTTCTACGAAGCCGAGCAGTACCACCAGGACTACTACGAGAAGAATCCCGCGAAGGGGTACTGCCAGATCCAGGTCAAGCCCAAGGTCAAGAAGGTGCGCAAGGAGTTCGCGGCGTTGCTGGCGGAGTAA
- a CDS encoding 4Fe-4S dicluster domain-containing protein has protein sequence MPIDPEFEENREVVEQHDGHNVWGPVEEPETLGIHGTHVAVDFDICLADGACLEDCPVDVFEWVDTPGHPESDIKADPAHESQCIDCMLCVDVCPVDAIDVDPGRAGRT, from the coding sequence ATGCCGATCGATCCGGAGTTCGAGGAAAACCGTGAAGTCGTCGAGCAACACGACGGGCACAACGTCTGGGGACCAGTCGAGGAACCCGAAACACTGGGTATCCACGGGACGCACGTCGCCGTCGACTTCGACATCTGTCTGGCCGACGGGGCGTGCCTGGAGGACTGTCCAGTCGACGTCTTCGAGTGGGTGGACACACCGGGCCATCCCGAGAGTGATATCAAAGCCGACCCGGCCCACGAGAGCCAGTGTATCGACTGTATGCTCTGTGTCGACGTCTGCCCAGTGGACGCCATCGACGTCGACCCCGGTCGCGCCGGCCGAACCTGA
- a CDS encoding electron transfer flavoprotein subunit beta/FixA family protein, which translates to MRTVVLTKGVPDFREGVVSFDEDGHLERGETPTVMNPNDKHALRAALQTKVRHGGDVSLMSMGPPGYEEILQEGMADVYADDLYLLSDREMAAADTWATAMTLATGIEKLDDQPDLVIAGFKTADGETGHTGPQTMWCMDRPLITHVISLDIDEDEEVVRAKRLVEGDVEEIETVEAPLPAFVVTDPEFEPTYRTASSRLKHKDLREQTQERAENYEEVLTTWDHEDLNLDPDYIGLDGSPTIVSSVDPIPKAPSEREAELIDADDEEGLNDVLDELAPFAEGTPEAAGD; encoded by the coding sequence ATGCGCACAGTAGTGCTGACGAAAGGCGTCCCCGACTTTCGCGAGGGAGTGGTCAGTTTCGACGAGGACGGCCACCTCGAACGGGGAGAGACGCCGACGGTGATGAATCCCAACGACAAACACGCGTTGCGGGCGGCACTCCAGACGAAGGTCCGCCACGGCGGGGACGTGAGCCTGATGAGTATGGGCCCGCCCGGCTACGAGGAGATCCTCCAGGAGGGCATGGCAGACGTCTACGCGGACGATCTGTACCTGCTCAGCGATCGCGAGATGGCCGCCGCAGACACCTGGGCGACGGCGATGACGCTCGCGACCGGGATCGAGAAACTCGACGACCAACCCGACCTCGTCATCGCGGGCTTCAAGACCGCCGACGGGGAGACCGGCCATACTGGCCCCCAGACGATGTGGTGTATGGATCGCCCGTTGATCACCCACGTCATCTCGCTCGACATCGACGAGGACGAAGAAGTGGTTCGGGCGAAACGGCTCGTCGAGGGTGACGTCGAGGAGATCGAGACCGTCGAAGCGCCGCTGCCGGCGTTCGTCGTGACCGATCCGGAGTTCGAACCAACCTATCGGACGGCCTCCTCGCGACTGAAACACAAAGACCTGCGCGAGCAGACCCAGGAACGCGCAGAGAACTACGAGGAGGTGCTGACGACGTGGGACCACGAGGATCTGAACCTCGATCCGGACTACATCGGCCTGGATGGCTCGCCGACGATCGTCTCGTCCGTCGATCCGATTCCAAAAGCACCCTCCGAACGTGAAGCCGAGCTGATCGATGCCGACGACGAGGAGGGGCTGAACGACGTGCTGGACGAACTCGCGCCCTTCGCAGAGGGCACACCGGAAGCGGCAGGTGACTGA
- a CDS encoding electron transfer flavoprotein subunit alpha/FixB family protein gives MPEIDPTEYEIAELGPKIKDVDDADELREMLDLEEAGEDRAPVKTLIESRIEKLEEEPDEIDPESVDLSELTVADIANLVRDVDDVAVLEDMLEREKEGDERKTAISQIENRIESVSGTDEEDSEESIFQPPEEKYPELDHPTADKRWVKALENGTYGDMWVYCETQHGELIDVSKEMLGKARELMDGYNDDYDAEERVVAVLIGDEIEDLTEEVIAYGADVVVYQEGPELARFRHKPYTEIFVDMARSADNPHAREDRAEDDWRDYQEPRYTIYPATNNGRDLSALAQGELDSGLASDCSDLYIEDAMISNPAKTGKPGEKKEFERILHMPRPDFSGFEYSTILCIDKPNREFHPQGGSVIPGAFDLPEPDFDREGQVVEHEMPLEDDWFQVEVTDHDTLESGIDLTGHEVVVAMGRGIGRSPTEGIELGLDLVDAFQDAAFGLSRGVITSSYDFEGHVSQYISEERQIGESGQEVEPDIYIAAGISGAVQHKVGMDESDTIISINTDPDADIRDFSDYFIEGDLFEVLPKLTDAIESGELKIEAVAEGPADD, from the coding sequence ATGCCCGAAATCGACCCTACAGAGTACGAAATCGCGGAACTCGGCCCGAAGATCAAAGACGTCGACGACGCCGACGAGCTTCGGGAGATGCTCGACCTCGAGGAAGCAGGCGAGGATCGAGCGCCTGTGAAGACGCTCATCGAGAGCCGAATCGAGAAACTCGAAGAAGAGCCCGACGAAATCGACCCCGAGTCGGTCGATCTCTCGGAGCTCACCGTTGCGGACATCGCTAATCTGGTCCGGGACGTCGACGACGTCGCCGTCCTGGAGGACATGCTCGAACGCGAGAAAGAAGGAGACGAGCGCAAGACTGCCATCTCCCAGATCGAGAACCGAATCGAGTCCGTCTCGGGGACCGACGAAGAAGACAGCGAGGAGTCGATCTTCCAGCCGCCCGAGGAGAAGTATCCCGAACTCGACCACCCGACCGCGGACAAGCGTTGGGTGAAGGCCCTGGAGAACGGGACCTACGGGGACATGTGGGTCTACTGTGAGACCCAGCACGGCGAGCTGATCGACGTCAGCAAGGAGATGCTGGGCAAGGCCCGCGAGCTGATGGACGGGTACAACGACGACTACGACGCAGAGGAACGAGTCGTCGCGGTCCTGATCGGCGACGAGATCGAAGACCTGACCGAGGAAGTCATCGCCTACGGCGCTGACGTCGTCGTCTATCAGGAGGGGCCCGAACTGGCTCGGTTCCGCCACAAACCGTACACCGAGATTTTCGTCGACATGGCGCGTTCGGCGGACAATCCGCACGCCCGCGAAGATCGCGCGGAAGACGACTGGCGCGACTACCAGGAGCCCCGCTACACGATCTACCCGGCGACCAACAACGGCCGGGACCTCTCGGCGCTGGCCCAGGGAGAACTCGACTCCGGGCTCGCGTCGGACTGCTCGGACCTGTATATCGAGGACGCGATGATCTCGAATCCCGCGAAGACGGGCAAACCCGGCGAGAAGAAGGAGTTCGAGCGCATCCTCCATATGCCGCGGCCGGACTTCTCCGGGTTCGAGTACTCGACGATCCTCTGTATCGACAAGCCAAACCGGGAGTTCCACCCGCAGGGCGGCTCGGTGATTCCGGGGGCGTTCGACCTTCCCGAACCCGACTTCGACCGGGAGGGCCAGGTCGTCGAACACGAGATGCCCCTCGAGGACGATTGGTTCCAGGTCGAGGTGACCGATCACGACACGCTCGAATCCGGAATCGATCTCACCGGCCACGAAGTCGTCGTCGCGATGGGGCGTGGCATCGGCCGCAGTCCGACCGAGGGGATCGAACTCGGCCTCGATCTGGTCGACGCCTTCCAGGACGCAGCATTCGGCCTTTCACGAGGTGTGATCACCTCGAGCTACGACTTCGAGGGCCACGTCTCACAGTACATCTCCGAGGAACGCCAGATCGGCGAGTCAGGCCAGGAGGTCGAACCGGACATCTACATCGCCGCCGGGATCTCGGGTGCGGTCCAGCACAAGGTCGGGATGGACGAGTCCGACACGATCATCTCGATCAACACCGATCCCGACGCGGATATCCGGGACTTCTCGGATTACTTCATCGAGGGCGACCTCTTCGAGGTACTGCCGAAGCTGACCGACGCGATCGAATCGGGCGAACTGAAGATCGAAGCAGTGGCGGAGGGACCAGCAGATGACTGA
- a CDS encoding FAD-dependent monooxygenase yields the protein MTEHEHYEALVVGCGPGGAAAAAALANNGVETLVLERGVDAGSKNVSGGLLYAEESAPYTLDSLFPGLREEATERPVTDHYIHNVAGETVKTFDLGGIHHHDTVWSDSVLRRTMDSWIAERVHEKTRETGGGLLTDVRVNGLLREAGEIVGVTCDEIDPIEADLIVAADGVNSELARDAGLMDWDEPEEWFQGVKAVVDMPEGAVEERFDIDEDEGEAHLFSGDLFEGCRGGGFLYTNEDTLSIGTVFHLDSIAEGQYEPHELLDNLLTHPLLGQWLDEEYDEIEYSAKLVPDSKKVAHPSPHRGRLCLVGDAAGQMQAQGPIIKGMNHAVSAGGLVAEAFVEARSRGDPTAAGDLYEQKLRSEGVMDKLRPTSYKVSSALAENGPMTKLADTLVKSPIGTTAIKLMGGTVEKLFNSPRMMALIPDTKTPYVTVPTTIAKALGEPITETNSVEPPELDDRIGDLTYDIDEGNPHIEVLDNSFEASGTAVTACPVSAKDFGGGCYREETVQRNGKEETVVSLDTQPCVECGTCAVVADTDWTHPRGGKGVEYRQG from the coding sequence ATGACAGAGCACGAACACTACGAGGCGCTTGTCGTCGGGTGTGGACCCGGCGGCGCAGCGGCGGCAGCGGCACTGGCGAACAACGGCGTCGAAACCCTCGTCTTGGAACGCGGGGTCGACGCCGGCTCGAAGAACGTCTCGGGAGGGCTGCTGTACGCCGAGGAGTCCGCTCCGTACACGCTCGACAGTCTCTTTCCCGGACTCCGGGAGGAGGCGACCGAGCGGCCGGTCACCGACCACTACATCCACAACGTCGCTGGCGAGACGGTCAAGACGTTCGACCTCGGGGGGATCCACCACCACGACACGGTCTGGTCGGATTCGGTCCTCCGTCGGACGATGGATTCGTGGATCGCAGAACGCGTCCACGAGAAGACCCGTGAGACCGGCGGCGGACTCCTGACAGACGTTCGTGTCAACGGCCTCCTCCGCGAGGCTGGTGAGATCGTCGGCGTCACCTGTGACGAGATCGATCCGATCGAAGCGGATCTGATCGTCGCCGCGGACGGCGTCAACTCCGAACTGGCTCGTGACGCCGGGTTGATGGACTGGGACGAACCCGAGGAGTGGTTCCAGGGCGTCAAAGCGGTCGTCGACATGCCCGAGGGCGCAGTCGAGGAACGGTTCGACATCGACGAAGACGAGGGCGAGGCGCACCTGTTCAGCGGCGACCTCTTCGAGGGCTGTCGCGGCGGCGGATTCCTCTATACCAACGAGGACACGCTCTCGATTGGGACGGTCTTCCACCTCGACTCGATCGCAGAAGGGCAGTACGAACCGCACGAACTCCTCGATAATCTGCTCACGCACCCCCTTCTGGGGCAGTGGCTCGACGAGGAGTACGACGAGATCGAGTACAGCGCCAAACTCGTCCCGGACTCGAAGAAGGTCGCCCACCCCTCGCCACATCGAGGGCGACTCTGTCTGGTCGGCGACGCGGCCGGGCAGATGCAGGCCCAGGGACCGATCATCAAGGGGATGAACCACGCCGTCTCCGCGGGTGGACTCGTCGCCGAGGCGTTCGTCGAAGCCCGCTCGCGCGGCGACCCAACAGCGGCAGGCGATCTCTACGAGCAGAAACTCCGCAGTGAGGGAGTGATGGACAAGCTTCGACCGACGAGCTACAAGGTCTCCAGTGCGCTTGCGGAGAACGGCCCGATGACGAAACTCGCGGACACGCTCGTGAAGTCACCCATCGGGACGACAGCGATCAAGCTCATGGGCGGCACAGTAGAAAAGCTGTTCAACTCACCGCGGATGATGGCGCTCATTCCGGACACGAAAACGCCGTACGTCACCGTCCCCACGACTATCGCGAAGGCGCTGGGTGAACCGATCACGGAGACGAATTCCGTCGAGCCGCCGGAACTGGACGATCGGATCGGCGATCTCACCTACGACATCGACGAGGGCAACCCCCACATCGAGGTGCTGGACAACTCCTTCGAGGCCTCCGGAACTGCCGTGACGGCCTGCCCCGTCAGCGCGAAGGACTTCGGCGGGGGCTGCTACCGTGAAGAGACAGTCCAGCGGAACGGCAAGGAGGAGACGGTCGTCAGCCTGGACACCCAGCCCTGCGTCGAGTGTGGGACCTGCGCGGTCGTCGCCGACACCGACTGGACCCACCCGCGCGGCGGCAAAGGCGTCGAGTACCGACAGGGCTGA
- a CDS encoding PAS domain-containing sensor histidine kinase — protein sequence MTFNASRTLPPYFDSLEVGVLLHHPETGAVLDANHRLEEMYGYTTSTLQNLSVEAYSANTYSHSDEEMRARINEAANGHPQSFRWRIKRSDGELIWVKIHLSQIELGDSTPVLGEVRNVSAYTATSRRVNLLSRIIRHNLRNDVTVLDGYAEAIEAATDDDDVEEYARTIRSKATDLGGLNESVREIEHATIESSDKGRIRRASEAVSDVVAPISAAHPEATIDLEEETAMWVESQDALGHAVSHAVENAIVHAEDEPSVRVAIDESPNTGRLEIRIEDACPAIPQMELDAIDELSENTATSHGSGVGLFVMKWCIESLGGELKIVRNRPRGNVVHFYLPPKEPP from the coding sequence ATGACTTTCAACGCCAGTCGAACACTCCCACCGTATTTCGATTCGCTGGAGGTCGGCGTGCTCCTGCACCACCCCGAGACGGGGGCCGTCCTCGACGCCAACCACCGCCTCGAAGAGATGTACGGATACACGACATCGACGCTCCAGAACCTCTCGGTCGAGGCGTACAGTGCGAACACCTATTCACACTCCGACGAAGAGATGCGCGCACGGATCAACGAGGCTGCGAACGGTCACCCACAGTCGTTCCGCTGGCGGATCAAGCGTAGCGACGGCGAACTCATCTGGGTCAAGATTCACCTGTCGCAGATCGAACTCGGCGACTCGACACCGGTCCTCGGCGAGGTCCGAAACGTCTCGGCGTACACGGCGACGAGCCGGCGTGTAAACCTGCTCTCGCGAATCATCAGACACAACCTCCGCAACGACGTCACAGTACTGGACGGCTACGCCGAGGCGATCGAAGCAGCGACCGACGACGACGACGTCGAGGAGTACGCACGAACGATTCGCTCGAAAGCGACCGACCTCGGCGGGCTCAACGAATCCGTTCGGGAGATCGAACACGCGACGATCGAGTCGTCCGACAAAGGGCGAATTCGGCGGGCTTCCGAAGCTGTCTCTGACGTGGTTGCACCCATCTCGGCGGCACATCCCGAGGCGACGATCGACCTGGAAGAGGAGACCGCAATGTGGGTCGAATCGCAAGACGCACTCGGGCACGCGGTCAGTCACGCCGTCGAGAACGCGATCGTCCACGCCGAGGACGAGCCGTCAGTTCGGGTCGCCATCGACGAATCCCCGAACACTGGCCGTCTCGAAATCCGTATCGAAGACGCCTGCCCGGCTATTCCGCAGATGGAACTGGACGCCATCGACGAACTGTCCGAGAACACGGCGACCTCTCACGGCTCCGGTGTCGGGCTGTTCGTGATGAAGTGGTGTATCGAATCGCTGGGCGGTGAACTCAAGATCGTTCGAAATCGGCCGCGAGGCAACGTCGTCCACTTCTACCTGCCGCCGAAAGAGCCGCCCTGA
- a CDS encoding GNAT family N-acetyltransferase, with the protein MELTDDFEFGHRDREDIYRYVERAGTADPEDLRQSLHMDPRAFGHHVAILKRDGILEEGGQGDLRVAYEADVEEEFSEDDVEFTIRQARQEDLTGLVGAIRQAVESKTYVDAETVADILDSEGVLLRHNEVESRMFFVATVSDEVVGWVHIKHPETDKLSHTAELTVGVLDEYRGHGIGSHLLERGIEWGATQGYEKIYQSVPATNQDAIEFLETHDWEIEAVREDHYKIEEAYVDEVMLARNL; encoded by the coding sequence ATGGAACTCACCGACGACTTCGAATTCGGCCACAGGGATCGCGAGGACATCTACAGGTACGTCGAGCGGGCAGGGACAGCCGACCCGGAAGACCTCAGACAATCGTTGCACATGGACCCACGAGCGTTCGGCCATCACGTCGCGATCCTCAAACGCGACGGTATTCTCGAAGAGGGCGGGCAGGGAGATCTGCGCGTGGCCTACGAGGCCGACGTCGAGGAGGAGTTCAGCGAGGACGACGTCGAGTTCACGATCCGCCAGGCTCGACAGGAGGACCTGACGGGGCTCGTCGGTGCGATTCGCCAGGCCGTCGAATCGAAGACCTACGTCGACGCCGAGACCGTCGCGGACATTCTCGACAGCGAGGGCGTCCTCTTGCGGCACAACGAGGTCGAATCGCGGATGTTCTTCGTCGCGACCGTCAGCGACGAGGTCGTGGGTTGGGTCCACATCAAACACCCAGAAACCGACAAACTCAGTCACACCGCCGAGTTGACCGTCGGCGTCCTCGATGAGTACCGCGGCCACGGTATCGGCAGCCACCTCCTCGAACGCGGTATCGAGTGGGGCGCGACACAGGGCTACGAGAAAATTTATCAGAGCGTCCCAGCGACCAATCAAGACGCCATCGAATTTCTGGAAACCCACGACTGGGAAATCGAGGCTGTCCGGGAGGACCACTACAAGATCGAGGAGGCCTACGTCGACGAAGTGATGCTCGCGCGAAACCTCTGA